The Pseudobacteroides sp. genome window below encodes:
- a CDS encoding peptidylprolyl isomerase — protein MANNPIATIEMENGNKIKVELYPNIAPNTVRNFISLSQKGFYNGLIFHRVIPDFMIQGGCPEGSGIGGPGYSIRGEFSQNGHTNNLKHQRGVISMARSRMPNSAGSQFFIMVKNSPHLDGQYASFGSVLEGIEEVDKIVSVKTDYNDRPLEDQKIKSITVDTFGEDYGEVEKA, from the coding sequence ATGGCAAATAATCCGATTGCAACAATAGAAATGGAAAACGGAAATAAGATCAAGGTGGAACTGTATCCCAATATAGCACCTAATACGGTAAGAAATTTTATTTCTCTTTCACAAAAAGGTTTTTATAACGGTCTTATTTTTCACAGGGTTATTCCTGACTTTATGATTCAGGGAGGCTGCCCTGAAGGAAGCGGTATTGGAGGACCTGGCTACAGCATTCGCGGGGAATTTTCCCAGAACGGGCACACAAATAACCTAAAGCACCAGAGGGGTGTAATCTCCATGGCGAGATCAAGGATGCCCAACTCTGCAGGATCACAATTCTTTATAATGGTAAAAAATTCTCCTCACTTAGACGGACAATATGCATCCTTCGGCTCTGTTCTTGAGGGTATTGAGGAAGTGGACAAAATAGTGTCTGTCAAAACAGATTACAATGATAGGCCCCTTGAGGATCAAAAGATAAAGAGCATTACAGTGGACACCTTCGGTGAAGACTACGGCGAAGTAGAAAAAGCCTAG
- the sleB gene encoding spore cortex-lytic enzyme produces MFKKRYLSSIIALVLCLALCLATVYRETISDFYGFSKAALSYYGSRGQEVIDIQSKLYNWGYYNDIVDGIYGYNTYKAVTYFQSKNGLSADGIVGPKTLAALGLPTGETTVSTKNNYSNNGDTYLLARLIHGEARGESYTGRVAVGAVILNRTRDGRFPKTIAGVIYEPGAFDAVSDGQINLEPDQQSIKAAADALNGWDPTYGCVFYWNPATATSKWIWSRKIVTQIGKHVFGV; encoded by the coding sequence TTGTTTAAAAAAAGATATCTATCATCAATAATAGCACTTGTTTTATGTTTGGCACTTTGCCTGGCAACGGTGTATAGGGAAACAATATCCGATTTTTATGGCTTTAGCAAGGCTGCACTGTCCTATTACGGTTCACGAGGACAAGAAGTTATAGATATACAGTCAAAACTTTACAACTGGGGTTATTACAACGATATTGTAGACGGTATCTATGGTTATAACACTTATAAAGCAGTTACTTACTTCCAATCAAAAAACGGATTATCCGCGGATGGGATCGTAGGTCCTAAAACATTGGCAGCACTGGGCCTTCCAACAGGTGAAACAACCGTTAGTACTAAAAACAATTATTCCAATAACGGAGATACCTATTTGCTAGCACGGCTGATACATGGAGAGGCCAGGGGCGAATCGTATACAGGAAGAGTTGCCGTTGGTGCTGTAATTCTTAATAGGACAAGGGATGGAAGATTTCCTAAAACCATAGCAGGGGTAATTTATGAACCCGGAGCCTTTGATGCTGTTTCTGACGGTCAAATTAATCTTGAACCGGATCAACAGTCAATTAAGGCGGCAGCAGATGCCTTAAACGGATGGGACCCTACTTATGGCTGTGTGTTTTACTGGAACCCAGCCACAGCTACAAGCAAGTGGATATGGTCGAGAAAAATAGTAACTCAAATTGGAAAACATGTTTTTGGGGTATAG
- a CDS encoding sensor histidine kinase, with product MFNGLRLKLTLTNTIVTGLIFLFLLSGVYIVMQHSISNQSEKMMRAIASNDRFRYSPFITRARPLDPNYFFVVVDSVGNIVDTSPNLTNSHEEIYALVDKTMEVGQDFSYIKIDGVSFRFLKSYSNFRNDLLKIVFYNTQPESQMLKKLLTVIVTIGIITVLITFLASLFMANRALIPVRQSWERQRDFVADASHELRTPLAVVQTNLELVMSNKEDTVENQLHWLENIKAENARMTKLVNDLLFIARSDAGESQVEKAYFPLDIICKETIISFKLLCDGNNVNIIDDIEHDVNFYGNETRIKQLITILLDNAVKYTPSGGQIKVSLKQIDTNVEINVSDTGLGIPKEHLNKIFERFYRVDSSRSSTSGGTGLGLSIAKIIVNEHHGHISVNSVSGQGSCFHITLPLKKKTHH from the coding sequence ATGTTTAACGGTTTAAGGTTAAAGCTTACTCTCACAAATACAATAGTTACCGGACTTATTTTCCTGTTTCTTCTTTCAGGTGTTTATATTGTTATGCAGCACAGTATATCAAACCAGTCTGAAAAAATGATGAGAGCCATAGCCTCAAATGATAGATTCAGATATAGCCCGTTTATTACCAGAGCAAGGCCACTTGATCCCAACTATTTTTTTGTAGTGGTTGACAGTGTCGGCAACATAGTAGATACCTCACCTAATCTAACCAATTCACATGAAGAAATATATGCTCTTGTTGATAAAACCATGGAGGTTGGCCAAGATTTCTCATATATAAAAATTGATGGTGTAAGTTTCAGGTTTTTAAAGTCGTATTCCAATTTCAGAAATGACCTTTTAAAAATAGTGTTTTATAATACGCAGCCTGAGTCACAAATGCTGAAAAAGCTGCTCACCGTCATTGTAACCATCGGAATAATCACAGTTCTCATAACATTCCTTGCCAGCCTTTTTATGGCTAACAGGGCTCTTATACCTGTAAGACAGTCATGGGAACGGCAAAGGGATTTTGTTGCTGATGCTTCTCATGAGCTAAGAACCCCTTTAGCGGTAGTTCAAACAAACCTGGAGCTTGTGATGAGCAACAAGGAAGATACTGTAGAAAACCAATTGCATTGGCTTGAAAACATAAAAGCCGAAAATGCCAGGATGACCAAACTGGTAAATGACCTGCTTTTTATTGCCAGATCGGATGCAGGTGAATCTCAGGTTGAAAAGGCCTATTTTCCATTGGATATTATCTGTAAGGAAACCATTATTTCCTTCAAGCTTCTTTGTGACGGTAACAATGTCAATATAATAGATGATATTGAACATGATGTAAACTTTTACGGCAATGAAACCAGAATCAAACAGCTAATAACAATTCTGCTGGACAATGCTGTAAAATATACGCCCTCAGGCGGCCAAATAAAAGTTTCGCTTAAACAGATAGATACAAATGTAGAAATTAATGTTTCAGATACAGGCCTCGGTATCCCAAAAGAACATCTTAATAAGATTTTTGAGCGTTTTTACCGTGTAGATTCTTCCAGATCCAGCACAAGCGGAGGGACAGGTCTTGGACTGTCGATAGCAAAAATTATTGTTAATGAGCATCATGGCCATATCAGCGTCAATAGCGTATCTGGCCAGGGTTCATGTTTTCACATAACTCTCCCACTAAAAAAGAAAACTCATCATTGA
- a CDS encoding response regulator transcription factor yields MRLLLVEDERRLSEALSYILRKNNYLVDAAFDGPSGQEMAECNIYDVIILDRMLPGKEGLAVLRDLRKQNISTPVLILTAKDEIKDRVEGLDSGADDYLVKPFSTDELLARIRALSRRKSEQIQSTNLKTSQFELDPLNCEVTMNDQIIKLTLKESQLLELLIRNKGKVISRDQILSRVWGFDSDVDMNNIEIYIYYLRKKLNLKDTGVRIETIRGIGYSFREDNNV; encoded by the coding sequence ATGAGACTTCTATTAGTTGAAGATGAACGCAGATTATCCGAAGCACTTTCTTATATTCTGAGGAAGAACAATTATCTTGTAGATGCAGCGTTTGACGGACCCTCAGGTCAGGAAATGGCAGAATGCAATATTTATGATGTTATTATACTTGACAGAATGCTTCCCGGAAAAGAAGGACTTGCTGTTTTACGTGACTTAAGGAAGCAAAATATAAGCACCCCTGTATTGATTCTTACGGCTAAAGATGAAATAAAGGACCGTGTTGAAGGCTTGGATTCAGGTGCTGATGACTATCTTGTAAAGCCATTTTCAACCGATGAGCTTTTAGCACGGATAAGAGCACTTAGCCGCAGAAAGAGTGAACAGATACAAAGCACTAACCTCAAAACTTCCCAATTTGAGCTGGATCCTTTAAACTGTGAAGTAACAATGAATGACCAAATAATCAAGCTGACTCTTAAGGAATCCCAGCTTTTGGAGCTATTAATCCGCAATAAGGGAAAAGTCATTTCCAGGGATCAGATACTAAGCAGGGTTTGGGGCTTTGACTCCGATGTTGATATGAACAATATAGAAATTTATATCTATTATCTTAGAAAAAAGCTTAATCTTAAGGATACAGGTGTACGCATTGAAACTATAAGAGGTATAGGCTATTCATTCAGGGAGGATAATAATGTTTAA